A region from the Marinobacter sp. SS13-12 genome encodes:
- a CDS encoding acyl-CoA dehydrogenase family protein: MIRDPMGFALSMMNRLAANPLLDRLGLRTPLERTAYHGTRSGFRTLAFAGREFNRVSNWLPRKRLPDGSASDLFDLSLSDDQRMITDLLGRFARDELRTAAGIADETREIPDNTISAAAELGLPLYAIPEEFGGVAEHQSPVTSVLIAEQLAWGDMGLATALLAPFSVAQAITRWGTGEQQSRYLPAFCGEKPPVATIAVDEPTPLFDPLVLQTSARRTDTGYALTGLKNAVVQGESAELLLTAAQLDGQPRLFIVEAGTPGIRVKADPAMGLRASGACQLLLENAELPSDALLGDDDFDYQNFLDRGALLRCGLAIGTAQAVQDYVIPYCNDRKAFGEPVSHRQSVAFMISNLAIETDSMRMLTWRAASRLEQGLPAHRETTLARLLCNEKAMEAGTNGVQLLGGHGFVKEHPVERWYRDLRSVATLVGGLLA, encoded by the coding sequence ATGATACGGGACCCCATGGGCTTTGCCCTTTCCATGATGAACAGGCTTGCCGCCAATCCGTTGCTGGACCGGCTGGGCCTGCGCACCCCGCTCGAAAGGACCGCCTATCACGGAACCCGAAGCGGTTTTCGCACCCTTGCTTTTGCCGGACGGGAGTTCAATCGAGTCAGTAACTGGCTGCCCAGGAAACGTCTGCCTGATGGCAGCGCCTCCGACTTGTTCGATCTCTCGCTCAGCGACGACCAGCGTATGATCACCGATTTGCTGGGGCGGTTTGCCCGTGACGAACTCAGAACTGCCGCTGGCATTGCCGATGAAACCAGGGAGATACCAGATAACACCATCAGCGCTGCTGCCGAACTGGGTTTGCCCTTGTATGCAATACCGGAAGAATTCGGCGGAGTTGCAGAGCATCAGTCCCCGGTAACCAGCGTATTGATCGCCGAGCAACTCGCCTGGGGAGACATGGGGCTGGCCACAGCACTGTTGGCACCTTTCAGTGTCGCCCAGGCCATCACCCGCTGGGGCACCGGCGAACAGCAAAGCCGCTACCTGCCGGCGTTCTGTGGCGAAAAGCCTCCGGTAGCCACCATTGCCGTCGACGAACCGACGCCGTTGTTTGATCCACTCGTTCTGCAAACCTCTGCCCGAAGAACCGATACCGGCTATGCCCTCACCGGCCTGAAGAATGCGGTTGTGCAGGGGGAAAGCGCTGAACTGTTGCTGACTGCGGCACAGCTGGATGGGCAACCAAGACTGTTTATCGTGGAGGCGGGAACTCCGGGCATCCGTGTTAAAGCCGACCCTGCGATGGGCCTCAGGGCTTCGGGGGCCTGTCAACTGCTGCTGGAGAACGCCGAGTTACCATCGGATGCGCTGTTGGGGGACGACGATTTCGACTACCAGAACTTCCTCGATCGCGGGGCCCTGCTTCGATGCGGTCTTGCCATTGGTACCGCTCAGGCGGTTCAGGATTACGTCATCCCCTACTGCAATGATCGCAAAGCTTTCGGCGAACCCGTCAGCCACCGCCAGTCCGTTGCCTTCATGATCAGCAATCTGGCCATCGAAACCGACAGCATGCGCATGCTCACCTGGCGTGCTGCCAGTCGTCTGGAACAGGGCCTGCCGGCCCACCGGGAGACCACTCTGGCACGATTGCTATGTAACGAAAAAGCCATGGAAGCCGGCACCAATGGGGTTCAACTGCTGGGTGGCCATGGCTTCGTCAAGGAACACCCCGTTGAGCGCTGGTACCGGGATCTGCGATCCGTTGCCACCCTGGTCGGCGGCCTGCTCGCCTGA